The proteins below come from a single Acidobacteriota bacterium genomic window:
- a CDS encoding redoxin domain-containing protein, whose protein sequence is MLPISEIAVAITLLFVEVSWFGAIGAAGLFAVFTSGMIYQLAKGNAPDCHCFGQIHSEPVGVTSILRNVALLAIAVILIFAGRANQGVNLASTNQDVMQFVIGIAVIGLLAAVVYFLKKISEQQVQIMRRIELMELVSQEGGEVAREELTHPHEGLPIGGHFPDFELLDVNANTVSLAKLKEQGRPTLFFFVSPTCNPCKALIPEIDQWRKELMGKVTIVFVSNGKAQDNIDKFGNDPMRPILLQKQRELAEAVKAQWTPTVILMDANGRVASHPTAGDNAIRSLIEQLKSEDLDREFTYFARVHDHDHNKIGESVPDFSIQDIKGQVIDSDYFKGKQTLVTFWSTTCQFCSSMMEELQVWDKTKGEDAPDLVLFSEGDKETHEQFQLNSPVILDEGYKTAAGFGMFGTPSAVLVNEEGKIISETAVGSANIWSLVGKK, encoded by the coding sequence TTGCTTCCGATCTCCGAGATCGCTGTTGCTATCACGCTCTTGTTTGTTGAAGTTTCGTGGTTCGGAGCAATTGGTGCGGCGGGGCTTTTTGCGGTGTTTACGAGCGGAATGATCTATCAGCTTGCCAAGGGCAATGCACCGGATTGCCATTGTTTCGGGCAGATCCATAGCGAGCCAGTCGGCGTGACGAGCATTTTGCGGAATGTCGCTTTACTTGCAATCGCGGTGATTTTGATCTTTGCGGGGCGGGCGAATCAGGGTGTGAATCTTGCAAGTACAAATCAGGATGTTATGCAGTTTGTTATTGGGATAGCTGTGATCGGGCTGCTTGCAGCCGTTGTTTATTTCTTGAAGAAGATCTCGGAACAGCAGGTTCAGATCATGCGGCGCATCGAACTGATGGAACTCGTCTCGCAGGAAGGCGGCGAGGTCGCTCGCGAAGAGTTGACGCATCCGCACGAAGGCCTGCCCATAGGCGGACATTTTCCTGATTTTGAACTGCTGGATGTAAACGCGAACACCGTTTCGCTCGCCAAATTAAAGGAGCAGGGAAGGCCGACGCTTTTCTTTTTCGTCAGCCCGACATGTAACCCATGCAAGGCTCTGATCCCTGAGATCGATCAGTGGCGAAAAGAGCTAATGGGCAAGGTTACTATTGTTTTCGTCAGCAACGGAAAAGCTCAGGATAATATCGACAAATTCGGTAACGATCCGATGCGGCCGATCCTTCTGCAAAAGCAGCGTGAACTCGCGGAAGCGGTAAAAGCTCAATGGACGCCGACCGTCATTCTGATGGATGCAAACGGCCGCGTCGCGAGCCATCCGACGGCTGGCGATAATGCCATCCGCTCGCTCATTGAGCAACTGAAGTCAGAAGATCTGGATCGCGAATTCACATATTTCGCTCGGGTCCACGATCACGATCACAACAAGATCGGCGAGAGCGTGCCGGACTTTTCGATCCAGGACATCAAAGGACAGGTAATAGACAGCGATTATTTCAAAGGCAAACAAACGCTTGTTACGTTCTGGAGCACGACATGTCAGTTCTGTAGCAGCATGATGGAAGAACTACAGGTCTGGGATAAAACAAAAGGCGAGGATGCTCCTGACCTGGTGCTCTTCTCTGAGGGCGACAAGGAGACTCACGAACAGTTCCAGCTAAATTCGCCCGTTATCCTCGATGAAGGATACAAGACCGCTGCCGGCTTCGGCATGTTCGGCACCCCATCTGCAGTGCTGGTTAATGAGGAAGGGAAGATTATCTCGGAAACTGCCGTCGGCTCTGCGAATATTTGGTCTTTAGTTGGGAAGAAATAG